A stretch of the Phyllopteryx taeniolatus isolate TA_2022b chromosome 5, UOR_Ptae_1.2, whole genome shotgun sequence genome encodes the following:
- the znf423 gene encoding zinc finger protein 423 isoform X6 yields MPDACCDLGMATGGEEEGGAGLPYPCQFCDKSFSRLSYLKRHEQIHSDKLPFKCTFCSRLFKHKRSRDRHVKLHTGDKKYGCQECEAAFSRSDHLKIHLKTHSSSKPFKCSVCKRGFSSTSSLQSHMQAHRKNREHLALRSEKDGGKKGAGGEVDLEQDLYMCDYCEETFSQTDELEKHVLTRHPQLSDRADLQCIHCPEIFLDEASLLTHIDTQHANRKHKCPVCLEQFPSVEDVYCHLDSHRQPDSSNHSAASPDPALGSIASMSSATPDSSASLERGSTPDSTLKPSHGSERGRRRGNDSGEEIGISLVHPGGGGGGNWTKVTYSCPYCSKRDFNSLAVLEIHLKTIHADKPQQSHTCQLCLDTLPTLYNLNEHVRKAHRSGGGTASPASAAFPLLQFTNVTAFHCNYCPDMFGDINSLQEHIRVSHCLPGGIMAGSTTLEGNHAFFCNQCSMGFLTESSLTEHIQQTHCTSALGGGAASGGGVAKLESPVLQPASQSFMEVYSCPYCTNSPIFGSLLKLTKHIKENHKNIPLANNKRQAKVADLSPTSSDVEISSPKRHRLAGDSTPSIGSNGDYPCNQCDMRFASFEGFQAHLKSHLEMLLRRQSCPQCNKEDFESQEALLQHLTVHYMTTLTQYMCESCDKQFSSVDDLQKHLLDMHTFVLYHCTLCQEVFDSKVSIQVHLAVKHSNEKKLFRCTACAWDFRKETELQIHVKHNHVGQRSGLPGGLGAGLKPRKCIFCGETFGTEVELQCHITTHSKRFTCRFCGKSFHAISLLERHLREKHCIFDGGNITGNGGGTGSSSSQNGTPNGLSQSVKRGGSGGGASAVERTTVAGAEQADLQNMLLKNSVAGVGGGQGGDTANSHEASGGEEELDNSEPMYACDICGAAYTMESLLQNHRLRDHNIRPGEDDAGSRKKKADFIKGNHKCNVCSRTFFSESGLREHAQTHRGPAKHYMCPICGERFPSLLTLTEHKVTHSKSLDTGTCRICKMPLHSEEEFIEHCQMHPDLRNSLTGFRCVVCMQTVTSTLELKIHGTFHMQKLSTGSGLGGTGGGSGNGAGNGSASSSPNGQLQHHKLYKCAFCLKEFKNKGELVKLDVNGLPYGLCASCMSRGTNGQSPNQGVALTPGDTQAEKPVSGLRCPECGVKFETLEDLESHVQTDHPEVSPETSSAGKKAEASPAPKKKTYQCIKCQMTFETEREIQIHVANHMIEEPTCRQEEGINHECKLCNQMFDSPAKLLCHLIEHSFEGMGGTFKCPVCFTVFVQANKLQQHIFAVHGQEDKIYDCSQCPQKFFFQTELQNHTLSQHAQ; encoded by the exons ATGCCCGATGCCTGTTGTGACCTCGGCATGGCCACTGGCGGCGAGGAGGAAGGGGGTGCGGGTCTGCCATACCCGTGTCAGTTCTGCGACAAGTCCTTCAG CCGGTTGAGCTACCTGAAGCGCCACGAGCAGATCCACAGTGACAAGCTGCCTTTCAAGTGCACCTTTTGCAGCCGTCTCTTTAAACACAAGAGGAGCAGAGACCGCCAtgtcaaacttcacacag GAGATAAGAAGTATGGTTGCCAAGAGTGTGAAGCTGCATTTTCCCGCTCTGACCATCTAAAGATCCATCTCAAGACACATAG CTCAAGTAAACCATTTAAGTGCAGCGTGTGCAAACGAGGCTTCTCCTCCACTTCATCATTGCAGAGCCACATGCAG GCGCACCGCAAGAACAGAGAGCACCTTGCGCTGAGGAGCGAGAAGGACGGAGGCAAAAAGGGAGCTGGTGGAGAGGTTGACCTGGAGCAGGACCTGTACATGTGTGATTACTGCGAGGAGACGTTCAGCCAAACTGACGAGCTAGAGAAACACGTCCTGACCAGGCACCCCCAGCTGTCCGACCGAGCCGACTTGCAATGCATCCACTGTCCTGAGATCTTCCTCGACGAGGCCTCGCTCCTCACTCATATTGACACGCAGCACGCCAACCGCAAACACAA atgTCCTGTTTGTTTAGAACAATTCCCCTCTGTTGAGGATGTCTACTGCCACCTCGACAGCCACCGCCAGCCTGACTCTTCCAATCACAGTGCTGCCAGCCCTGACCCTGCGCTGGGGAGCATTGCATCAATGAGTTCCGCTACTCCAGACTCCAGTGCCAGCCTGGAGCGAGGATCCACCCCTGACTCGACCCTGAAGCCCAGCCATGGCAGTGAACGTGGCCGCAGAAGAGGCAACGACAGTGGGGAAGAGATAGGGATCAGCTTAGTGCATCCAGGTGGAG GTGGAGGAGGAAACTGGACTAAAGTGACATACTCTTGCCCTTACTGTTCGAAGAGAGACTTCAATAGCCTAGCAGTGTTAGAGATCCATTTAAAAACCATCCATGCTGACAAGCCACAGCAGAGCCATACGTGTCAGCTGTGCCTGGACACACTGCCAACGCTCTACAATCTCAATGAACATGTGCGTAAAGCTCACCGTTCCGGTGGAGGAACCGCAAGCCCGGCATCAGCAGCCTTTCCCCTTCTGCAGTTCACCAATGTGACAGCCTTCCATTGTAACTACTGCCCTGACATGTTTGGAGACATTAACTCTTTGCAAGAACACATTAGAGTGTCTCACTGTCTTCCTGGTGGGATTATGGCAGGATCCACCACATTAG AGGGGAACCATGCCTTCTTCTGCAACCAGTGCTCCATGGGATTCCTGACGGAGTCTTCGTTGACTGAACACATTCAACAGACTCACTGCACCTCGGCTCTGGGGGGCGGGGCAGCCTCTGGGGGAGGAGTGGCCAAACTAGAGTCTCCCGTGCTACAGCCCGCCTCCCAATCATTCATGGAg GTTTACTCCTGCCCGTATTGCACCAATTCTCCAATCTTTGGGTCACTCCTCAAGCTCACCAAGCACATAAAGGAGAACCACAAGAACATTCCATTGGCTAACAACAAGAGACAGGCAAAGGTGGCTGACCTAAGCCCCACCTCCTCTGATGTGGAGATCTCCTCCCCGAAACGCCACAGACTGGCAGGGGACTCCACGCCTTCCATAGGGAGCAACGGGGACTACCCATGCAACCAGTGTGATATGCGATTTGCCAGCTTTGAGGGCTTCCAGGCCCACCTGAAGTCACATTTGGAGATGCTACTGAGGCGCCAGTCCTGCCCCCAGTGTAACAAAGAGGACTTTGAGTCCCAGGAGGCATTGCTGCAGCACCTCACTGTGCACTACATGACCACTTTGACTCAGTACATGTGTGAGAGCTGTGACAAGCAATTCTCCTCTGTGGATGACCTGCAGAAGCACCTGCTGGACATGCACACGTTTGTGCTGTACCACTGTACACTCTGCCAGGAGGTCTTTGACTCCAAGGTCTCAATACAG GTTCATCTAGCAGTGAAGCACAGCAATGAAAAGAAGCTGTTTCGCTGCACAGCCTGCGCCTGGGACTTCAGGAAGGAGACAGAACTTCAGATCCACGTTAAACATAACCACGTGGGCCAGAGGTCAGGCCTCCCTGGAGGGCTTGGAGCAG GCCTCAAGCCCAGGAAGTGCATCTTCTGTGGAGAGACGTTTGGAACGGAGGTGGAGCTTCAGTGTCACATCACCACTCACAGCAAGAGATTCACGTGTCGCTTCTGCGGCAAATCCTTCCATGCGATCTCACTGTTAGAAAGACATCTCAGGGAGAAGCACTGCATATTTGACGGGGGCAACATCACTGGCAACGGGGGTGGCACGGGGAGCAGCAGTAGCCAGAACGGCACCCCAAATGGACTGAGTCAGTCGGTCAAAAGAGGAGGGAGCGGAGGAGGTGCGAGTGCAGTGGAAAGAACGACAGTGGCGGGTGCCGAACAAGCCGACCTCCAGAACATGTTGCTGAAGAACAGCGTAGCCGGCGTAGGAGGAGGCCAAGGAGGAGATACGGCCAACAGCCACGAAGCCAGCGGAGGTGAGGAGGAGCTGGACAATTCTGAGCCGATGTATGCCTGCGACATATGCGGAGCCGCCTACACTATGGAGTCCCTTCTTCAGAACCATCGGCTGCGTGACCACAACATCCGACCAGGAGAGGATGATGCTG GTTCTCGAAAAAAGAAGGCCGACTTCATCAAGGGGAACCACAAATGCAACGTCTGTTCCAGAACATTCTTCTCTGAGAGCGGGCTTCGCGAGCACGCACAGACTCACCGCGGCCCTGCCAAACACTACATGTGTCCAATATGTGGTGAACGATTCCCCTCTCTATTAACCCTCACAGAACACAAG GTGACCCACAGTAAGAGTCTGGACACAGGAACCTGTCGAATCTGTAAGATGCCCCTGCACAGTGAGGAGGAGTTTATAGAGCACTGCCAGATGCACCCTGACCTCCGAAACTCCCTCACGGGCTTCCGCTGCGTCGTCTGCATGCAAACCGTCACTTCGACCCTGGAGCTTAAGATCCACGGCACTTTCCACATGCAGAAACTCTCCACTGGTTCTGGTCTTGGAGGAACTGGAGGGGGCTCTGGGAATGGAGCAGGGAACGGTTCCGCCTCTTCCTCCCCCAACGGGCAGCTGCAGCATCACAAGCTGTATAAGTGCGCCTTCTGCCTAAAGGAGTTTAAGAACAAAGGAGAGCTGGTGAAGCTGGATGTCAACGGCCTGCCTTATGGACTTTGTGCCAGCTGCATGAGCAG GGGCACTAACGGGCAGAGCCCCAACCAAGGAGTGGCTCTCACACCCGGGGACACGCAGGCAGAGAAGCCTGTGTCTGGGCTCAGGTGTCCCGAGTGTGGGGTGAAGTTTGAAACCCTGGAGGACTTAGAGAGTCACGTGCAGACCGATCACCCTGAGGTCAGCCCTGAAACCAGTTCAGCGGGGAAGAAGGCGGAGGCTTCACCTGCACCTAAG aaaaaGACCTACCAGTGTATTAAGTGCCAAATGACATTTGAAACTGAGCGAGAGATCCAGATTCATGTTGCCAATCACATGATCG AAGAGCCCACCTGTCGGCAAG
- the znf423 gene encoding zinc finger protein 423 isoform X5 has product MSRRKQAKPRSVKAMEEGDLSECGGTWDESAVQTDVSASVKTVEPKDGHGAAPEDAEQEDPGDHDDDLDDDSVFTCDNCQQDFECLAELTEHRTNHCPADGDDDPAGLSWVPSSPSSKDVASPSQMPDACCDLGMATGGEEEGGAGLPYPCQFCDKSFSRLSYLKRHEQIHSDKLPFKCTFCSRLFKHKRSRDRHVKLHTGDKKYGCQECEAAFSRSDHLKIHLKTHSSSKPFKCSVCKRGFSSTSSLQSHMQAHRKNREHLALRSEKDGGKKGAGGEVDLEQDLYMCDYCEETFSQTDELEKHVLTRHPQLSDRADLQCIHCPEIFLDEASLLTHIDTQHANRKHKCPVCLEQFPSVEDVYCHLDSHRQPDSSNHSAASPDPALGSIASMSSATPDSSASLERGSTPDSTLKPSHGSERGRRRGNDSGEEIGISLVHPGGGGGGNWTKVTYSCPYCSKRDFNSLAVLEIHLKTIHADKPQQSHTCQLCLDTLPTLYNLNEHVRKAHRSGGGTASPASAAFPLLQFTNVTAFHCNYCPDMFGDINSLQEHIRVSHCLPGGIMAGSTTLEGNHAFFCNQCSMGFLTESSLTEHIQQTHCTSALGGGAASGGGVAKLESPVLQPASQSFMEVYSCPYCTNSPIFGSLLKLTKHIKENHKNIPLANNKRQAKVADLSPTSSDVEISSPKRHRLAGDSTPSIGSNGDYPCNQCDMRFASFEGFQAHLKSHLEMLLRRQSCPQCNKEDFESQEALLQHLTVHYMTTLTQYMCESCDKQFSSVDDLQKHLLDMHTFVLYHCTLCQEVFDSKVSIQVHLAVKHSNEKKLFRCTACAWDFRKETELQIHVKHNHVGQRSGLPGGLGAGLKPRKCIFCGETFGTEVELQCHITTHSKRFTCRFCGKSFHAISLLERHLREKHCIFDGGNITGNGGGTGSSSSQNGTPNGLSQSVKRGGSGGGASAVERTTVAGAEQADLQNMLLKNSVAGVGGGQGGDTANSHEASGGEEELDNSEPMYACDICGAAYTMESLLQNHRLRDHNIRPGEDDAGSRKKKADFIKGNHKCNVCSRTFFSESGLREHAQTHRGPAKHYMCPICGERFPSLLTLTEHKVTHSKSLDTGTCRICKMPLHSEEEFIEHCQMHPDLRNSLTGFRCVVCMQTVTSTLELKIHGTFHMQKLSTGSGLGGTGGGSGNGAGNGSASSSPNGQLQHHKLYKCAFCLKEFKNKGELVKLDVNGLPYGLCASCMSRGTNGQSPNQGVALTPGDTQAEKPVSGLRCPECGVKFETLEDLESHVQTDHPEVSPETSSAGKKAEASPAPKKKTYQCIKCQMTFETEREIQIHVANHMIADSDGAPDRSAVNRRAHNSHCL; this is encoded by the exons ACGGAGATGACGACCCAGCCGGGCTGTCCTGGGTGCCTTCCTCGCCCTCCAGCAAAGATGTGGCATCGCCGTCGCAGATGCCCGATGCCTGTTGTGACCTCGGCATGGCCACTGGCGGCGAGGAGGAAGGGGGTGCGGGTCTGCCATACCCGTGTCAGTTCTGCGACAAGTCCTTCAG CCGGTTGAGCTACCTGAAGCGCCACGAGCAGATCCACAGTGACAAGCTGCCTTTCAAGTGCACCTTTTGCAGCCGTCTCTTTAAACACAAGAGGAGCAGAGACCGCCAtgtcaaacttcacacag GAGATAAGAAGTATGGTTGCCAAGAGTGTGAAGCTGCATTTTCCCGCTCTGACCATCTAAAGATCCATCTCAAGACACATAG CTCAAGTAAACCATTTAAGTGCAGCGTGTGCAAACGAGGCTTCTCCTCCACTTCATCATTGCAGAGCCACATGCAG GCGCACCGCAAGAACAGAGAGCACCTTGCGCTGAGGAGCGAGAAGGACGGAGGCAAAAAGGGAGCTGGTGGAGAGGTTGACCTGGAGCAGGACCTGTACATGTGTGATTACTGCGAGGAGACGTTCAGCCAAACTGACGAGCTAGAGAAACACGTCCTGACCAGGCACCCCCAGCTGTCCGACCGAGCCGACTTGCAATGCATCCACTGTCCTGAGATCTTCCTCGACGAGGCCTCGCTCCTCACTCATATTGACACGCAGCACGCCAACCGCAAACACAA atgTCCTGTTTGTTTAGAACAATTCCCCTCTGTTGAGGATGTCTACTGCCACCTCGACAGCCACCGCCAGCCTGACTCTTCCAATCACAGTGCTGCCAGCCCTGACCCTGCGCTGGGGAGCATTGCATCAATGAGTTCCGCTACTCCAGACTCCAGTGCCAGCCTGGAGCGAGGATCCACCCCTGACTCGACCCTGAAGCCCAGCCATGGCAGTGAACGTGGCCGCAGAAGAGGCAACGACAGTGGGGAAGAGATAGGGATCAGCTTAGTGCATCCAGGTGGAG GTGGAGGAGGAAACTGGACTAAAGTGACATACTCTTGCCCTTACTGTTCGAAGAGAGACTTCAATAGCCTAGCAGTGTTAGAGATCCATTTAAAAACCATCCATGCTGACAAGCCACAGCAGAGCCATACGTGTCAGCTGTGCCTGGACACACTGCCAACGCTCTACAATCTCAATGAACATGTGCGTAAAGCTCACCGTTCCGGTGGAGGAACCGCAAGCCCGGCATCAGCAGCCTTTCCCCTTCTGCAGTTCACCAATGTGACAGCCTTCCATTGTAACTACTGCCCTGACATGTTTGGAGACATTAACTCTTTGCAAGAACACATTAGAGTGTCTCACTGTCTTCCTGGTGGGATTATGGCAGGATCCACCACATTAG AGGGGAACCATGCCTTCTTCTGCAACCAGTGCTCCATGGGATTCCTGACGGAGTCTTCGTTGACTGAACACATTCAACAGACTCACTGCACCTCGGCTCTGGGGGGCGGGGCAGCCTCTGGGGGAGGAGTGGCCAAACTAGAGTCTCCCGTGCTACAGCCCGCCTCCCAATCATTCATGGAg GTTTACTCCTGCCCGTATTGCACCAATTCTCCAATCTTTGGGTCACTCCTCAAGCTCACCAAGCACATAAAGGAGAACCACAAGAACATTCCATTGGCTAACAACAAGAGACAGGCAAAGGTGGCTGACCTAAGCCCCACCTCCTCTGATGTGGAGATCTCCTCCCCGAAACGCCACAGACTGGCAGGGGACTCCACGCCTTCCATAGGGAGCAACGGGGACTACCCATGCAACCAGTGTGATATGCGATTTGCCAGCTTTGAGGGCTTCCAGGCCCACCTGAAGTCACATTTGGAGATGCTACTGAGGCGCCAGTCCTGCCCCCAGTGTAACAAAGAGGACTTTGAGTCCCAGGAGGCATTGCTGCAGCACCTCACTGTGCACTACATGACCACTTTGACTCAGTACATGTGTGAGAGCTGTGACAAGCAATTCTCCTCTGTGGATGACCTGCAGAAGCACCTGCTGGACATGCACACGTTTGTGCTGTACCACTGTACACTCTGCCAGGAGGTCTTTGACTCCAAGGTCTCAATACAG GTTCATCTAGCAGTGAAGCACAGCAATGAAAAGAAGCTGTTTCGCTGCACAGCCTGCGCCTGGGACTTCAGGAAGGAGACAGAACTTCAGATCCACGTTAAACATAACCACGTGGGCCAGAGGTCAGGCCTCCCTGGAGGGCTTGGAGCAG GCCTCAAGCCCAGGAAGTGCATCTTCTGTGGAGAGACGTTTGGAACGGAGGTGGAGCTTCAGTGTCACATCACCACTCACAGCAAGAGATTCACGTGTCGCTTCTGCGGCAAATCCTTCCATGCGATCTCACTGTTAGAAAGACATCTCAGGGAGAAGCACTGCATATTTGACGGGGGCAACATCACTGGCAACGGGGGTGGCACGGGGAGCAGCAGTAGCCAGAACGGCACCCCAAATGGACTGAGTCAGTCGGTCAAAAGAGGAGGGAGCGGAGGAGGTGCGAGTGCAGTGGAAAGAACGACAGTGGCGGGTGCCGAACAAGCCGACCTCCAGAACATGTTGCTGAAGAACAGCGTAGCCGGCGTAGGAGGAGGCCAAGGAGGAGATACGGCCAACAGCCACGAAGCCAGCGGAGGTGAGGAGGAGCTGGACAATTCTGAGCCGATGTATGCCTGCGACATATGCGGAGCCGCCTACACTATGGAGTCCCTTCTTCAGAACCATCGGCTGCGTGACCACAACATCCGACCAGGAGAGGATGATGCTG GTTCTCGAAAAAAGAAGGCCGACTTCATCAAGGGGAACCACAAATGCAACGTCTGTTCCAGAACATTCTTCTCTGAGAGCGGGCTTCGCGAGCACGCACAGACTCACCGCGGCCCTGCCAAACACTACATGTGTCCAATATGTGGTGAACGATTCCCCTCTCTATTAACCCTCACAGAACACAAG GTGACCCACAGTAAGAGTCTGGACACAGGAACCTGTCGAATCTGTAAGATGCCCCTGCACAGTGAGGAGGAGTTTATAGAGCACTGCCAGATGCACCCTGACCTCCGAAACTCCCTCACGGGCTTCCGCTGCGTCGTCTGCATGCAAACCGTCACTTCGACCCTGGAGCTTAAGATCCACGGCACTTTCCACATGCAGAAACTCTCCACTGGTTCTGGTCTTGGAGGAACTGGAGGGGGCTCTGGGAATGGAGCAGGGAACGGTTCCGCCTCTTCCTCCCCCAACGGGCAGCTGCAGCATCACAAGCTGTATAAGTGCGCCTTCTGCCTAAAGGAGTTTAAGAACAAAGGAGAGCTGGTGAAGCTGGATGTCAACGGCCTGCCTTATGGACTTTGTGCCAGCTGCATGAGCAG GGGCACTAACGGGCAGAGCCCCAACCAAGGAGTGGCTCTCACACCCGGGGACACGCAGGCAGAGAAGCCTGTGTCTGGGCTCAGGTGTCCCGAGTGTGGGGTGAAGTTTGAAACCCTGGAGGACTTAGAGAGTCACGTGCAGACCGATCACCCTGAGGTCAGCCCTGAAACCAGTTCAGCGGGGAAGAAGGCGGAGGCTTCACCTGCACCTAAG aaaaaGACCTACCAGTGTATTAAGTGCCAAATGACATTTGAAACTGAGCGAGAGATCCAGATTCATGTTGCCAATCACATGATCG